From the Solanum stenotomum isolate F172 chromosome 4, ASM1918654v1, whole genome shotgun sequence genome, one window contains:
- the LOC125863278 gene encoding pectinesterase inhibitor 3-like, protein MKMFRFLLFLLLLLILHFSHFTNGKKTITSYSTNHLVYTSCTKASYPKICIRTLSSYSTIKTPKDLAKASLNVSISRANKASKFLKNLKVKSKREKGALVDCIEQIGDSIHELRKSLFELKHLHKGIGFKFQMNNLETWISASLTNDDTCLDGFKEIDGKVRYDVKRKISNVAKVTSNALYLINLLYNRGGSRI, encoded by the coding sequence ATGAAGATGTTtcgttttcttctctttcttctccttctccttatTCTCCATTTCTCTCACTtcacaaatggaaaaaaaaCAATCACTTCATATTCCACAAATCATCTTGTTTACACATCTTGCACCAAAGCAAGTTACCCCAAAATTTGCATTAGAACCCTCTCATCATACTCAACCATAAAAACACCAAAAGACTTAGCAAAAGCATCACTAAATGTGAGTATTTCAAGAGCCAACAAAGCATCAAAATTCCTCAAGAATCTCAAAGTGAAaagcaaaagagaaaaaggGGCACTTGTTGATTGTATAGAGCAAATAGGTGACTCTATACATGAGCTtagaaaatcactttttgagCTAAAACATTTGCATAAAGGGATTGGTTTTAAGTTCCAAATGAATAATTTGGAGACTTGGATTAGTGCTTCTTTGACAAATGATGATACTTGTCTTGATGGTTTCAAAGAAATTGATGGAAAAGTTAGGTATGATGTGAAGAGAAAGATTTCTAATGTTGCAAAGGTTACAAGTAATGCTCTTTACCTCATCAATCTACTTTACAACCGAGGCGGATCCAGAATCTGA